TGTAGTTTTTTAAGAATTTTCAGTATGCGTAGCCACACTAAACTTTAACCTCATAAACTCTTATATTTGGAGCAATTTTTAGTAACAGAAAGATTGCTCTAAATAGAGTTGAATTTTTGAGCATGTTCCAAAAATAACAGTTTAAGTAAATGTCTAGTTTGTAAAGGACATTCCAATCATGGAAAATAATCAAAACAAAGATGAGACTATCCATATTCCAGAAGTTTTAAAACCTTAGTTATGGAATTATACAAAACATGTTAAAATAGTTAAAGTAATTACTAACTAGAGGAGAAATTATGAGGAAGTTACATATTATACTTGCTGCAATCAACATGTCTATTTTAGATGATGAAGTTATGAAAAGAGCGATGTTTACTGCAAAAGAAACAAATGCACAACTACACTTCATTCATACGATTGATATACCACTAATGGATATAGAAATAACCTCCCAATATTTAGGAAAGAAAATTGACAAAGATGCTATCAAAAAGAAGATAGTCCATAAAATAAATGCACTAAATGAGTCTAAATCTGTTGAATATATTGTTAATATCACTATAGGGGATGCTTCCGAACAAGTTATGCATATGGCCGAAAAAATTCATGCTGATTTGATTATTCTTGGTTCACATTCAAAAGCAAAAATTGAGGACTACTATCTTGGGTCTACTGTACAAAAAATTGCAGAAGAAAGCGGGCGTCCTATTTTAGTAATTAAAAATAGTTTTCAAGGAGCTTACAAAAATATTTTAGCACCAACAGACTTCTCGAGTTCTTCTAAAAAAAGTGTTCTATTCACACAAATAGCATTTAAATCTTCTCCTATTATACTTATACATGCTTATAAAAGTTTAGATGATTTTACAATGGAATTTTATACACTCAAGTCAAATAATGAAGAAGAGTACCCAGACTTCTTAGGTCGGTCATATGCAGATATCTTTAAACAAGATGTAGGTATTAGGCATATAGATATGATTAAAAGTTTTTCATCTATTAATAAGAGTTTACTTGAGTATATTCAAAATAAACAAAGTGATCTTATTGTTCTTGGTTCTAGTGGATCTGACATTGTAGGTTCATTTCTTAGTTCTACTGCTTCTTATCTACTTAGAAACACTTTTACAGATGTGTTAATTTACATTCCCCTGAATCAAGAGTAAATAAATTATTTAACAAGGAAATATAATGAATATTCATGACGAACTACCGACAGAGCATGAAGATGCTTTAATCGCATTTTTACATAAAATAATAAAGATAGCGGTAAAAGTATTAGCAATATTAATGGTACTTGTAATATTTTGGGGTGTAGGGGATGTTGTATATGTACTTTATCAAAATCTAATGGCTCCACCATTTATGTTACTTAGTATATCAGACATATTTAAAACCTTTGCAGCTTTTCTTGTTGTACTTATAGCCATAGAAATTTATCAAAATATTGTTATGTATCTAAGAACAGATGTAATACCAATTAAATTAGTAGTTGCAACGGCATTGATGGCAATTGCTAGAAAAGTAATTATAATAGACTTTAGTACTATAACCCCAATGTATATTTTTGCTACAGCTGCAGTAGTTTTAGCGCTTGGTATCACTTATTATCTTATAGGGAAACATCATAAAGAAAAGATTCTAGATCAAAGAAAAGGTGCTACTGATACAGATTGATTAAAGAGGATATAGCATTTTCAAAATATACTTATATTTGAAACAATTTTTAGTAACGGAAGGATTGTTCCAAATAGCATTGAATTTTTGAACATGCTCCATAAGGTACTAATTGTGGGACTAAATTATGATTTAGAATAAAAAGAAACATTTTTTAGAGAATGCTATAACTCTTTTAATTTATAAAGAAGACTTATATTTTAAATTAGATAAAATACCAAAACTTGGAGTTAAACTTGAAAATAAAAAACATTATATTATTAACATTACTTTTTATATCTACAAATAGTATTGTATATACAATTACAGAAGTATACTCAAAACAACGAATAGATTTAGTCCTAAAAGAGGATTTAAATAAACTACAAATTCATTTTGAGATTTTAAATACTACACAAAAAAACATCGCCTATGCTATATCTCAATCAATACAAAGAAATACAGATGCAATTAAGTTTTTAAGTGAGTCATATACTGCAAGTGTAGAACAAAATAAACTCAATAGAGAAAAACTTAATACTCAACTAAAAGAACAATATAGAACTGCTAAAAAACAAGGAGTACTGCAACTACAGTTTGTAAATAGAGATAATATCTCTTTTTTAAGAGTTCATAAACCATCAAAATTTGGAGATGATTTAACTACTGTTAGAGAAGATTATAAAATAGTTAATACAACTAAAGAAACAATTAGAGGTTTTACTCAAGGGAGAACTGCACACGGGTTCAGAAACACTTTTCCACTATTTGATAAAAATAATATACATATTGGAGCAATGGAGATCTCTTTTTCAAGTGCAAAATATCAAAGTTACCTAGACAATGTTAGTGATATACACACTCACTTTTTAGTTGATAAAAAAATATTCAATTCTAAAACTTTGGAAACTAAAAATTTAGTAATAAACTATGAACAATCTGCGGAAGACAACCACTTTATGCTAAATTTAGGTCCATTTCATTCACATCAACGATGTATTGTAGAAAATAACAAAAAACTTAAATCATATAGAAAAATTATAGATACTCATACCAAAACAGGTGAAAAGTTCAACTTTTATTTGAAGTTTAATCAAGATATAGAAATAGTATCATTTTTACCTATTAAAAACTTATCAAATAAAACTGTAGCTTGGATTGTATCATATACAAAATCAGATATTATTAAATCATTAATTACTAGCACTATGATTATTAGAGTATTATCTTTCTTTCTATCACTAGTGATAATATATCTTATATATAGACAAATTAAATCAAATCTTCAAATTAAAATTGAACAAGAAAAATCTGAAAAAAAACAAAATTTATTAAATGAGATTTTAAATACAACAGATAATATTATGATAATCACTGACTTTAAAGATATCAAATATTCAAATGATAAATTTAAATCAATGATGCTAATAGCACATACATCTCAATACAATGAAGAATCTCATCATAATATGCTAAATCTGTTTATGGAAACAGATAGTTACTTACATAGTGGATTACTAAAAGAGAATGAATCATTTGCACATCTGTATAGAAATACTAGAATAACAGATAGAAAGGTACTCATACTCAATGAAAACTTTGAACCAAAAGCATACTCTATAGTTATCCAAAAGCTTAAAGACAAAGGAGAATATCTAGTAACTCTATCAGATATATCTGAACTGCAAGAGGAGTTTAAAGAGGTTGAAAATAAAGCTTATATAGATGGACTTACAGGAGTTTATAATAGAAATAAATTTAATGAACTATTTAGTAAAGAGTTAGAAAGAGTAGAAAGATATAAAGAACCATTAAGTATTACAATTATTGATATTGATCATTTTAAAAAGTTCAATGATACATTTGGACATTTAGTTGGAGATGAAGTTCTAGTATCTATGGCTCAAACTGTAAATAAAAGTACAAGAGAAACAGATACCTTTGCTAGATGGGGTGGAGAGGAGTTTGTAATTATGTTTATTGATACTACTGTAGATAAAGCTAAAAAAGTAGCAGAATCTTTAAAAGATAAAATTGAGGCAAATGAACATCCAACAGCAGGTAAAATAACTGCTAGCTTTGGGATAACAGAATATAAAGATGGAGACAATCTAGATACAATGTTTAAAAGATGTGATGATGCTCTTTATAAAGCTAAAGAAAATGGTAGAAATAGAGTTGAATGTTTATAGTTTTAAACTGTTTGGATTAAATTTAAATCTGTTATAAAACATACTCTTAAACTCCTTTAATCTCTTATATTTGGAACACAAAGTACTCAAATGAGTTTTATATGTTCCACAAAGTGTTCAAAAAGTAAAAAGTATAAATTCCCACAAAGCCTTAGGCGTTTTGGAATAACATCTTAAGTGAATCATTCAGCTCACAAAACGGTACCAAAAACGGACACTAAACTTCACTTAATTTCCTAATATACAGGAAAATTAATCAAAAAGAAGCCTTTATTTCCTACTATTTCCAGCAATTACAGGAAAAGATGGGTAATCGTAATAGACCCGTATGTTCATGCTAAACCCCTTATATACCGTGCTTTACGAGCTTTTAAAGATTTAGCGAACACAAAACCGGTCACTAAAATGTTTGAAACTGAAAGCTATTTTGCTTATATTTTTTTGTATTGTACTAAAAACAAGCACTATCTATGATGAGATTTAAAATGAATATATTCTTTGTGTCCGTTAATACCCTCACCTAACAAATCTATATGATAAAGAAAAGATTAATGCGTTTGTACGTGTTCTTTCATTTCGAATCAAATACAATCAAAAAAGGATTACTCATGTTTGAAGAGCTAATCGAAAAAATAAATAAAATAGAGGCGAATGTGAATCTACTTTTACAGTTACATATAGAACAATCAAATAGTTTAACTACATATAATGATGTTGCAAAATTTTTAGGAGTAACACGTAAAACTATTTATAACTATATAAAAGATGGAAATTTTATAGAAGATAAACATTTTTATAGAAATAATAAAAGAACTCCAACATTTATTCCATCTGGAGTTATTGAGTTTAAAAAGGGTGTAAAAGCTGTTGAGACAAAATCAGTTTTGCCATCTCTTAAAAAGCCAATTGAAAGAGTAAATAATCCAATTGTGTCAAATATGCTTATAGGGGTGGCATAATGAAAGTAGATAACAACACATATGTTACTGTTCTAGGAATAAAATTTACCATTAAAGAAAAGTACGGCAAGCTTCATATTGCTTTTAATATAGATGCCAAAAGAAAAAATAGATCCACAGGTCTTGAAGCAACTAAAAAGAATTTGATTGTTGTAAAAAATGAGATTCTTCCACAGTTTGCTCAAGAACTCATAGCACTAAAAAGCTCTACACAATCAACAATAATTGTTGAAAATGATAATTCTACTCTTGAAAGTATTGCTGATATCCATTTTTTACTTCATAAAGAGAAAGTTCGTGATCATGTATACAAACGTGAAATAAGGAACTACAATCGGCATATAATACCCTACTTCAAAGGTCGACAGCTTAATTCAATAAAATCTATGGAGATTGAGGCTTGGCAAAATCGACTTTTAACTAAATACAAAGTCTTGAGTGTTAAAAAGTATAGAAGTATCTTTTATTCGATCTATACACGCGCTATACAGAACGAACTAGTCATAAAGAACCCATTTGACAATGTACCTGCCCCATCGCTTAAAAAAGAGTTCTATACTTATGCTGAAGCAGAGACTGTTAATCCTTTCACTCAATCAGAAATAGACAAACTTTTAGGTTCCGAAGATGATACATACATTCCAAACTTTATAAAACTGATGTCAAATTGTGGAGCTCGCCCGGGAGAGTTAATTGCTCTAGTATGGGATGACATTGATTTTGAGAAGCGAACTATAAATATTGCTAAGACTATTGTTAATAATGTTGTCAACTTACCTAAGACAATCTCTAGTGTTCGTTGTATAGATATGATAGATGGTGCATATGAAGCGTTACAAGCCCAATACAAGTTAACTGGTACATATGGCACGAATGTGTTTTTAAACTCTAGTAAGAAGAGTTTCTACAGCCACGATATTATAAATCTACTGATGCAAAAGAGACTCAAAAAGTTAGGTATTGAACCAAGAAGCCTTTATCAATTTCGCCATTCATTTGCCTCCAGAATGATTAAAAATGGTATTGATATTACATGGGTTTCCAAGATGCTAGGCCATAAAGACAGCTCTATCACACTTCAGGTCTATACCCATTACTTAAAAGAAGAGGCTCTAGAAATTATTGTTGATTTAATAAAATGTGAAATGCAAAGTAAAACAGATATAAAGTAGTCCTCAACATCCAATAAATTACTATTCAAATAACGAGGAGTTAGTCTGAAAAAGTAGTGTTATTGATAAGTTTATGATTATTGAATAGGTAGATGATGAAAACTTAGAAATTGTACAAACAGTACTTAACAATTTGAAAGCTGGGTTGATTAAAGATATTGAAACAAACGGAAAAGTGTCTAAAGTAAGAACGCCACCATATCAGCCAAGAATTAAGACAATCATGAAAGATGATGACTTTGGAACAAACGATAGCAGTGGAAAATATATAAATCCAGCGGCTTATAAACAGCGGTTACAAAATAAGAAGTAATCTATAATTTTT
The sequence above is drawn from the Candidatus Sulfurimonas baltica genome and encodes:
- a CDS encoding tyrosine-type recombinase/integrase, coding for MKVDNNTYVTVLGIKFTIKEKYGKLHIAFNIDAKRKNRSTGLEATKKNLIVVKNEILPQFAQELIALKSSTQSTIIVENDNSTLESIADIHFLLHKEKVRDHVYKREIRNYNRHIIPYFKGRQLNSIKSMEIEAWQNRLLTKYKVLSVKKYRSIFYSIYTRAIQNELVIKNPFDNVPAPSLKKEFYTYAEAETVNPFTQSEIDKLLGSEDDTYIPNFIKLMSNCGARPGELIALVWDDIDFEKRTINIAKTIVNNVVNLPKTISSVRCIDMIDGAYEALQAQYKLTGTYGTNVFLNSSKKSFYSHDIINLLMQKRLKKLGIEPRSLYQFRHSFASRMIKNGIDITWVSKMLGHKDSSITLQVYTHYLKEEALEIIVDLIKCEMQSKTDIK
- a CDS encoding GGDEF domain-containing protein, which produces MKIKNIILLTLLFISTNSIVYTITEVYSKQRIDLVLKEDLNKLQIHFEILNTTQKNIAYAISQSIQRNTDAIKFLSESYTASVEQNKLNREKLNTQLKEQYRTAKKQGVLQLQFVNRDNISFLRVHKPSKFGDDLTTVREDYKIVNTTKETIRGFTQGRTAHGFRNTFPLFDKNNIHIGAMEISFSSAKYQSYLDNVSDIHTHFLVDKKIFNSKTLETKNLVINYEQSAEDNHFMLNLGPFHSHQRCIVENNKKLKSYRKIIDTHTKTGEKFNFYLKFNQDIEIVSFLPIKNLSNKTVAWIVSYTKSDIIKSLITSTMIIRVLSFFLSLVIIYLIYRQIKSNLQIKIEQEKSEKKQNLLNEILNTTDNIMIITDFKDIKYSNDKFKSMMLIAHTSQYNEESHHNMLNLFMETDSYLHSGLLKENESFAHLYRNTRITDRKVLILNENFEPKAYSIVIQKLKDKGEYLVTLSDISELQEEFKEVENKAYIDGLTGVYNRNKFNELFSKELERVERYKEPLSITIIDIDHFKKFNDTFGHLVGDEVLVSMAQTVNKSTRETDTFARWGGEEFVIMFIDTTVDKAKKVAESLKDKIEANEHPTAGKITASFGITEYKDGDNLDTMFKRCDDALYKAKENGRNRVECL
- a CDS encoding helix-turn-helix transcriptional regulator; protein product: MFEELIEKINKIEANVNLLLQLHIEQSNSLTTYNDVAKFLGVTRKTIYNYIKDGNFIEDKHFYRNNKRTPTFIPSGVIEFKKGVKAVETKSVLPSLKKPIERVNNPIVSNMLIGVA
- a CDS encoding phosphate-starvation-inducible PsiE family protein is translated as MNIHDELPTEHEDALIAFLHKIIKIAVKVLAILMVLVIFWGVGDVVYVLYQNLMAPPFMLLSISDIFKTFAAFLVVLIAIEIYQNIVMYLRTDVIPIKLVVATALMAIARKVIIIDFSTITPMYIFATAAVVLALGITYYLIGKHHKEKILDQRKGATDTD
- a CDS encoding universal stress protein produces the protein MRKLHIILAAINMSILDDEVMKRAMFTAKETNAQLHFIHTIDIPLMDIEITSQYLGKKIDKDAIKKKIVHKINALNESKSVEYIVNITIGDASEQVMHMAEKIHADLIILGSHSKAKIEDYYLGSTVQKIAEESGRPILVIKNSFQGAYKNILAPTDFSSSSKKSVLFTQIAFKSSPIILIHAYKSLDDFTMEFYTLKSNNEEEYPDFLGRSYADIFKQDVGIRHIDMIKSFSSINKSLLEYIQNKQSDLIVLGSSGSDIVGSFLSSTASYLLRNTFTDVLIYIPLNQE